In Arachis hypogaea cultivar Tifrunner chromosome 7, arahy.Tifrunner.gnm2.J5K5, whole genome shotgun sequence, the genomic window CTAGAGGAGTGGAATGTTTTTATATTTCTGGAAATTTTGCATTGAAAAATCATGTTGAAGTAAGATTTTTAGTGGAAAATTTCAAATATTCTTTGGATGATGAAGTTGAGCAGAAAGCTAAGAGTGTTACATTTGAAATCATAGGAGCAACTTCAATGGAGTGCTTTTGGTGTTTCAAATCTGACATGTATTGGAAGTGGATGGTTTTTAAATTTCACTTTGCATTAGAGATGATTGATGAAATGAGACTGGTCTCAATATGAAGAGACGATTTTACTTTGGTAGAGAAACAATTCAATTCTGTCACCTTGTATGAagtttaaattgaattaaaaccaAATATTAGAGTGACAAATCTCATATTTAGTCTCAAATCACTTTTTATGACATATGATTCCACAAATACTGATATGGTATTTTGCAAAACTCAAAATGAAATTGAACTGAAACCAAGTATTGGAGATGTTCTAAGATTTAAAATGACCATGATTTTGCCATACTACTAAAAACATGAATCTGTAGCACCTTGCATTGTTGGTTTAACAAGTATGCAAACATTTTTGGTTTCTAGGATATGAGAGTGATGGCGGCTCGCGCAAGCTCACGATCCGCGAGCAGCTTGCTCAACTAGTTGGAGAAAGGGATGATGATTTCACCATACTCCTAGGcaagaaaaacttgaagaaaGTGAGTGCAAAGTTCTTAACCATTTCACAAAGGAGAAATATCAGGAGACAAAACTACCTAAATGAAGTGTCTCAGAGAAATGATTCAGTATTCTTTGCAACCATAGGAGCATTTGTGCTTCTCCCACCACTTATAATACTAGGAATTGCTATATTAACCGGTTATGTACAGCTTTTTCCTTGAcacatatagatatatataatctATAAATGATGATTACTCCAAATTCTTagtttttaagttattttatagtgTTCTATATATGGTGTCTGTCATAGGAATAATTTTTGTTTCAAGTGATTTTAGGAGTAACACTTGTTAGTCATTAGTACATAATATATACACCTTTATGCTTGAAAATTAATACTGAGTGAAGTTTTGGGTAAAAATTAGTTTTGTTTTGAATTATAAACATTGACACAGCATCTGCAAACAATAGTTTGAAACCTGAATTTTGATATTCTGCTTTTGGAATTAGTTCTACAGCAATATTGTGCAGAAAATCAAGTGAACTTAATAGGAACATAAGCATATCCATGCTATCATAGCATTATATATAAATGGTTAAATTACTCTATTAGTCCAtgtagtttcaccaaatttataACCAAATGTCTACactttaaaagtttttaattgggtctctacacCAGTTTTACATTTATAATCGTATCCTTACTGTTCCAAAAATGTTTAATTTAACGGAATATACTGAACATATTCGCTAGTAGTGTAAGATAGTTGGAAACGTTTTACAGTAagaaaggatatatatatatatatatatatataaggacctAAATTTGGGAAAACGATAAGGACTAATAGAGTAAGTGATATATAAAGATCTCATTGGTAGTTTAGTTGGTTAAGTGATATATACctgaattttgatatttttctggctgaaattttaTCTATTGATATGAAAAaggaattaatataaataatcttaaatcaaaaaataaattctcATTCATCAATGCTCAAAGATGTTTCAAAAACAAGTATCCTTTGTAAATTTCAAGATCAATAATGGTAAAGCATTGGTTCATCTTTCCTTAAACAGATTCTGCCTTGAATCCCTTCTTGTTATCTGAACCAATTTCTTGCAAAGAGGGATCCAAATCCAATAGTTCATTGCCTAAGGCTACTCCTTGTTTTCTTATGTAGTCCCATTTTTCTTGAACAAGGTAGAAGAAAACAATCAAAGATATCTGAACAGTGAAAAGAATGTTCCAAGCTGTTATGCTTCTTGATGTTTTTTCTTGGTAGGCTTGTAAACCAAGATATACATTTATAACACCTAATAAGGACATTGCAGTTCCAATAATCCAGTGTGCAAAGAACCACATGCTTCTTGTTCTTGATCCCCTGTgaggaggaacaagaaaataatcaATGCACTAATTCCTTAATAGAAAAGCAATTAGGTAAATTAAAATGTTCTTTCATGAAATTAGGTGATATTACATACGATATTCTTTGAattgttatatttatattaacTTCGCTAAAGCTGTTACACTTTATAAAATAAGGTAAATCACCAAAAATGTACTCGAATTATCTTGACACGGACAAAAATGCTCTTgaattttattattgacaaaaagGCCCTCACTCTTTTTCGTTGATGTATAACGTCTCAGTTCACGGGTGTGCATTTTTGGcacgttttaaaattatttgacggtgttttgtcaataacaaaattcGGGGGTATTTTTGTCAGcaacaaaataattttgaatccatttttggtgATTTACCCTATAAAATACAAGAAAATTGAGTATCATGTAACTTAAATTTCAGATGAAATTATTGTATACTTTTAATAAAAGGAAATACTTTGATGTATATAATACCTTTGTGGCCTAAAAATACCAACTATGACTTGGAGCCATACAGCACCATATAATGCAAGCCCTAGTCTTTGATGATTGTTGTTAAAGGaattgttgaaattctttatgGACATGATTGCCCCTGCTGTGGCAATAAGTACAGCAGCCTTCTGctaaacagaaattaaaaaaaactgtTAGTTTTGTTAATGATGGGGTTAACTATATTCACTTATGGAATTAACTTTCCTGAGCAGAGATTTTAGTTAATGTCATAATTGCAATATTATTCTCTTCACATGCACTAATTCTTGAATTCAAAGTATTCATTATGATACTCTTCAATAACCAACTAGGCAATATCCCTCCCTTGATCTTATGAAGTAACTAACAAGcattaagaaaaataaactaatttagCCACCACAAAAAGAGGTTAATTAGTGGGATAATTGACCCTTGAGAACTAATTTTAGAACAATAAAAATAGTTGTTGTTCTTATTGTTTTTCAAGTAAAGGGAAAAGAAAATAAGCTAACAAAAAATGCACATGCAAAATCTTGCATTTGAAAATTATGATGTAACAGAAGTTCAGAATACACTTGCCTGCAAAATTGCATGAACATAGAATGTAACTCTAAGCCTCCTTTGACCTCTTTGTCTGTTTGAGAATCTAATTGCTACTATACCAAGAGGCATCAAGAATGCCATAGAACCCCACAGAAGAAATCCATGCAATTTGATTTCAAACTCAAgtctaggattcatcttcataTGCTAGCAACCAAAATAAAACATGTTAGCTTCACATACTTTGTTCAAGTATTCGAGATCCGATAAGGCGCATTGCCCTCTAAACACCAATTTTTTCAGTACTCAGGACTATAAGAAGAAGATACTACCAACTTGATTGATAAAAATTTAAGGACTATAAGAAGAACATGAACTAGGAATAATGGATTCTACCTTAATGTTGTGGCCTCTGTTGTTGCTTGCATGAATGCCTCTGATTTTCTTgtgatcttgttctgagccaacaaGTGGAAACATGATGAACACAAGACTTGCTTGGAAGAGCAAAACAATGAGCCTTTGCTGAACTCTGATTCCCCTTTCTTTTGTTGAGAATATGAACATTTTCCATTCTGAAGATCGTGCGTCATTCCCCATAAGTTGACCAAGCTAAATATTCTACTTTTCCCTTGTCACAGATGACACAATCACTAAAAAAGTAAAAAGTTGTCACCAATTCAGAGAGAATGAGATTAATGTGAGGGAAGGGAGAAGGTAGATACAATTTGAGCttaagttaatatatattatgcATAATGGCATAAAATAAACATGTGGGGTTAAGCATTTGCAGCCTTTTTctagtttttatatatatatatatatatatatatatagaatggcAAAGATATAGACTTTCTTGATAAACATTAAAGTTCAGCCTGAATCAAAGATTGAAAACTCTCTATCACATAGACATAAGCTTCTAGTTCATCTCATTTCATTTGATGTTGCTTTTACTACTAACTACACTT contains:
- the LOC112702055 gene encoding uncharacterized protein; protein product: MKQDSMALNITTTASLHPKPSFVTRKHNNLIKFYHPSSFIRTSAQSERTDTGVSEEDSSSGTLSSSRAQLDLLDQLTSTSSIPLNGYESDGGSRKLTIREQLAQLVGERDDDFTILLGKKNLKKVSAKFLTISQRRNIRRQNYLNEVSQRNDSVFFATIGAFVLLPPLIILGIAILTGYVQLFP
- the LOC112702056 gene encoding cytochrome b561 domain-containing protein At2g30890; this translates as MGNDARSSEWKMFIFSTKERGIRVQQRLIVLLFQASLVFIMFPLVGSEQDHKKIRGIHASNNRGHNIKHMKMNPRLEFEIKLHGFLLWGSMAFLMPLGIVAIRFSNRQRGQRRLRVTFYVHAILQKAAVLIATAGAIMSIKNFNNSFNNNHQRLGLALYGAVWLQVIVGIFRPQRGSRTRSMWFFAHWIIGTAMSLLGVINVYLGLQAYQEKTSRSITAWNILFTVQISLIVFFYLVQEKWDYIRKQGVALGNELLDLDPSLQEIGSDNKKGFKAESV